The sequence below is a genomic window from Lycium ferocissimum isolate CSIRO_LF1 chromosome 9, AGI_CSIRO_Lferr_CH_V1, whole genome shotgun sequence.
taggaaaaccaAGAAATTGAGTATTCCGAGCACTGCTAGCGTCCAGTAGAATCCGTCCAGCCTACCGTTATTCAAATTGCTTTTAAGCCAGCTTCCGTTCGTTACCTTATGTACAAGTGACACTAGCAAGCTACTCATAAAAAATCCCATGGAGAGCGTGGTAAGGAATAGGCCCGTGCTCATAGATTTCATTCCTTCCGGTGCTTCCCTGATGAAAAACTCGAGTTGTCCAACATAGGCGAAAGCTTCACCAGCGCCAACAATGAAGAACTGAGGGACTAACCAAAAAGCACTTATGCTATAGTTATGTTTTACGGCGTTCTCCCTTCTTTGTTTTTCTACTATAGCTGCAGCTACCATCCCGGCAACAGATAGTGTTAGTCCAATTCCAACCCTTTGAAGGCTTGTGAGTCCTTGGTTATTGCCCGTGATTTTTCTAGCAATAGGTATGGTGACCCTTTCGTTTATGGAAGTAAACAAGAGTAtcgaaataaagagaaaaaaggaaaaggaccCTGCTGGGACGCCAAATTTGCCAACGTTTCGATTCATGAAGGTAGCTTGCTCGATACTGAAGGTATTCATCTGAGAATAAACCGTCCAAAAGAGTATGCACGTGGACCATATAGGAATCAACTTAAGAACCATTTTCACTTCTTCGACTTGAGTAACCGTTGATACTATCCATGGGTTGTTTCTATTTTCATTTGCAACTGCATAATTATCAAGAATCGCTGCCTTGTCGAAACACCTGTTGATAACAAGAACATACTGATTAGCTTCTACATGAAAATCAAGAATACACTGCTTCTAATTTGCTATGGTGATTGATTAATTCTTGCTTTCATCCTCTAGAAGTTCATTCAGTTAAAATCTTGTTAAAGATGTCAAATTTTACAGAACAACTTTTGATTCCAGTGCTTGGAGAAATAATTTAGGTTATGAAAAAAGTCCCACATGGAAAGTAGAAGCTACTTATAAGGTATTAGATACTCTTCATGATGCCTTTTGGGAAAAACCGTGTGTGCTTGGTTCAAATAGGATGATATCACaccatgttaagagtatctttcgACCAGTTTAACCCCACAGAATATGCCTATTACCCATTTGTGTCATTCCCTTACCCTATTCACTGGCCCATCCTTCTCAAAATGTTTAAAAGTAAGTGAGAAGACTTGCACTACCAAAAAAAACGGAAATTAGCTACAAACTTCATCGCTAATCTGGTGCCAAATTGCTCGTAGCTGACATATTCTTTCTGATAATCCGCTGCTAAATAGGATTAGCAACAGATTTTGCTGTTTAGCAGAATTTGTCCGTCGCTAATCCTGTTTTTTAGTAGTTTTGAGTTAAATATAAATCTCACCTCAGCATTTCTGTATGTGGTACTTTTGCATTGTGATATTCATTCAAGAATCCAGGATCTGAAGGGTGAGAAAGCTTTCTCTTTATCCAAGCCAAGAACAAAACTCTCCATATTGTAGTCAAAGGACTTCCCTCTGGCTTCTTGAATCTGTAAAATTTTGTTCCACCAAGCAATACAGCCACTGCTAGTACCATTGTGCCTGCTGATATTCCATAACCCCAGCCCCTCCCAACATTGTCTTGTATATACACTAACACAGTCACTGCAAACAAAGATCCAAGGCTTATGCAGAAGTAGAACCTGTTGAAGAAGTATATCATGGCCTTGTTCTCTTTAGGATTCGACGAATCAAATTGGTCTGATCCAAAACCGGACACGCTTGACTTGATCCCCCCACAACCGAGTGATATGGTGTATAATGCCGCAAAGAGGAGAATGAGCTGCTGCCCGCTGGCTTCGATGCAGTGACCTTTTGATCTTGAGTCGCACACGGGCGGCTTCATACTTGGGATGGATGTTGCAAGTGTCAATAGTGTTACTCCCTGGTTATAGACACATACTATGTTGGTTGAATGTTTAACAAGTGTCTTGCTTTGTTACTTAATAAGGCAATTTCACACTTTCAGAAATCTTAAAGACATAATCAAATAAATCAGAAGTATGCTCTCTCTAACAGCTAAAGCCTCTAATTACTTCGTAACGGAAGCTTCACACTTTCTGAAAGTTTGaagatataataaaataaattagtagTGTGCTTTCTCCAACGGTTTAAGCATCTAGATGAGATGGCCACACAGTTCAACATGGTATCAAAGCAGGCAGAAGTCTTGTGTTCTAGTCTTACTGCCGTTCATTATTAAAAAGAACTTCCACGTGTTTGTTTCAATGTAAAAGAATCAGAACCACTCAATGTAAAAGAATCAGAACCACTTTGTTTCAATGTAAAAGAATCAGAACCACAAATGAGGAAGTGCATTGAAAACATCATTAAATAAGCTAAAATTATGCTTTCTCTAATAGTTTAAGCTTACCACAGCAGAGATGCAACCAAAGATCGCAATAGTTGCATAACGACCGAGTTTAGCATCCGCCAAGAAACCACCAAGGAGGGCAAGAAGATTGAGCGTGCCCATGAAATTGGTGACAATGTTGGCAGATTCAGAGGATGGAAGATGTAAATCTCCAACCAAGTAAGTCACCAAATTCATCGATATTCCCATGACACATAGTCTTTCTGATAATTCTGTTCCTGAAACAGAGGAACCAAAAATATTAACATTTTGAGACTATGAAAACATTTTTGTTATGTTCAAGAATAACAAAGTTGATTTCATGGTGCTGGAAAGCATACCTAGGATGAGCCCTGCAGCAAGCCATCCTCCAGTACACGATTTATCGACTGGATTTCCACGAAAATCAACTAGAGCTCCATCAGTTGAACCATCTTTTTGAGCATGGTTATGAACAAAACCCTGTGAATGAATgatagaaagaaagataacataagataccTAAGCGTAAAAACATTTGTATTGTCGAAATGAAGTGATAATAGCTGAGTTTAGCATATTACCATTTTAATGAAATTTTGACTTCACAAGAGAGAAAGGAGATAGAAGAGGAATGTTAATTTGAGGAATACGGAGGGAGGGATGATGTAtttataaagagaaaaaaaaaaaaaatgagaaaatgagtGATTAGGCAAAAGTTGGAAAAGGTAGGCATTAACTACAACAGAATTTTCATGTTGAATATATCTAGATCAGGAGGTAACTAACTGACTGATTGAATCATTGAAGGATAGTTTGTATGTGGAGGGATCATTATGCGGTCAAAAAGTTAAGAAAGTGCTTCTTATCTCCACAGAACAGCACAATGGGACCAGTCTCTTGGTTATCCCTACTTATTCCTTTTACAAATTACACATGGTTTAATTTGAGGCTTTGATGCTATCTCAAATTGGTAATAACATGTGGAAAGTGAGGAAACTAACTGTACCGtttgttgctcggactctttaAAAAACGTCAATGGATGCGTATCAAATCGTCCAAAAATAGTAGTattttttggaggatccgacacgggtgcgaCAAGTATTTGGAGAGTCTGCACCTCACAGGTATTCAGAGTAAGGTTAAAATTGGAAATTCTGGAATCCCAATAACAGAATATCCTCATTTAAGCTGATtctttttaattcattattgatgGGATTGGTCTCGCGTGAACTTAAGTGATACAAGATGAAACTACAACGGATAGATATACGTCACCTCCATGCCACGAGAAAAGTGTGTATCAGGATGAAGCATCATCTTGTCGACAAAAACTTTTTGTGAAGTATTTCTCCACAAGGTATGCCAACTaatctcctttcttttttatgaTCGAGAAATCAGTCTAGGGCCAACCCTTAAGATCAACAATAGCTTTAtacttctccacttaaataccaaaATTACTTTGTATGGCTCAAGACTCGAATATATGACCTAAGTCACAAGCCCTTGAACTTTTGCCACTTAAACTAAGGCTATGCATGGAGCGGTGAAACCGTGTCCATCAGTCCATGGCTGTAAATCGTTGCTACGAATGGAATGCCTCCAGCTGTCCGCGGTTGAGCTGGGGGCGTTATGCTGACTAATCTTGAAAATGTAACTGTATCATAGACACTGAATCTcca
It includes:
- the LOC132031090 gene encoding protein NRT1/ PTR FAMILY 6.4-like, yielding MGFVHNHAQKDGSTDGALVDFRGNPVDKSCTGGWLAAGLILGTELSERLCVMGISMNLVTYLVGDLHLPSSESANIVTNFMGTLNLLALLGGFLADAKLGRYATIAIFGCISAVGVTLLTLATSIPSMKPPVCDSRSKGHCIEASGQQLILLFAALYTISLGCGGIKSSVSGFGSDQFDSSNPKENKAMIYFFNRFYFCISLGSLFAVTVLVYIQDNVGRGWGYGISAGTMVLAVAVLLGGTKFYRFKKPEGSPLTTIWRVLFLAWIKRKLSHPSDPGFLNEYHNAKVPHTEMLRCFDKAAILDNYAVANENRNNPWIVSTVTQVEEVKMVLKLIPIWSTCILFWTVYSQMNTFSIEQATFMNRNVGKFGVPAGSFSFFLFISILLFTSINERVTIPIARKITGNNQGLTSLQRVGIGLTLSVAGMVAAAIVEKQRRENAVKHNYSISAFWLVPQFFIVGAGEAFAYVGQLEFFIREAPEGMKSMSTGLFLTTLSMGFFMSSLLVSLVHKVTNGSWLKSNLNNGRLDGFYWTLAVLGILNFLVFLVFSMRHQYKAQNLNSALEDSEEELKNWNDTSTDNTKKCPGAAEEQV